A region from the Brassica napus cultivar Da-Ae chromosome C8, Da-Ae, whole genome shotgun sequence genome encodes:
- the LOC125591926 gene encoding uncharacterized protein LOC125591926, whose translation MTFVYGDPVLDRRDQVWEHLTRFSTTRTGPWFMIGDFNEITCHEEKVGGRQRPASSFLAFKQMLNDCGMLEFPFTGDMLSWVGKRAGGSTVRCRLDRAVGNADWHEKFPHSSIKYMRLWGSDHRPILADILVKPMMRSKKFKFDKRWLDNEELRQVILEGWKSPDLPPDASIMEHISSCRKALGEWRRQHNINSAKLVEELKEKVEAMYADNNATTEEIAAALKELSEALKAEEMFWKQKSRIFESSNPEDIGEALTQVPTTITGAMNESLTAPVTEWEVKLALFAMHPEKAPGPDGMTALFYQKFWDIVKEDLTLMVNKFLVEGTVVNGLNDTNICLIPKMTKPNNMAQFRPISLCNVSYKIISKVLCQRLKKVLPGLISETQSAFVAGRQISDNIMIAQKMFHALRTKPSGRSKRMAIKTDMSKAYDRMEWSFIEAVMRKMGFSEIWITWIMRCITSRVNATTRQEVKDALGIQNEGGMGTYLGIPEDISGSKCKLFAFLKDKLMHRVNGWTGRWLSKGGKEVLIKSILLALPTYVMSTFLLPLEICENLASAIARFWWSSNPQKRGIHWAKWEKVCAPREEGGIGFRMIHEFNLALLAKQLWRLVQFPDSLVARVLRGRYYRLSSPLRVNSTNNPSYVWNSISAARKLLLLGIRLKIHSGYDVKVWEDPWIPTIPSRPAAPVAPVMHPNMRVSDLINQTSKEWDVRLLESYVNMDDIQLIRSLAISSSHRRDSFCWSYTRNGQYTVKSGYWVARNLLKVEEEQEVLEPSITNLQAFAWKLKAPMKIRHLIWQLLTGHVAVTRNLARRNMRCDNYCPRCGELEESVTHAIFECPPALQVWSLSATPTGPEARNEKLFRGIDRDPLELVRYAESECRAWFEANEVIQPVPQGNNMVIPQVISLGNICLLDGSWIASANFSGCGWVWMDSRGKAQLMGLKNITRRESALHSEVEALQWAMENMLQHSTCQSFGTDCKDLIAMLEEPHAWPSFATELEKIETLRICFPEFSITHCYHLEGEN comes from the exons atgacgtttgtttatggGGATCCTGTATTAGACAGACGAGATCAGGTTTGGGAACAtcttacgcgtttctcaacGACAAGAACTGGACCTTGGTTTATGATAGGTGACTTTAATGAAATTACGTGTCATGAGGAAAAAGTTGGGGGAAGGCAGCGACCTGCTAGTTCTTTCCTGGCTTTTAAACAGATGCTTAATGATTGTGGAATGTTAGAGTTCCCTTTCACGGGTGACATGCTCTCATGGGTAGGCAAGCGAGCAGGAGGGTCTACAGTTAGATGTCGCTTGGACAGGGCGGTAGGAAATGCGGATTGGCATGAGAAGTTTCCCCATTCGAGTATAAAGTATATGAGGCTGTGGGGATCGGACCATCGTCCGATTCTTGCAGATATACTGGTAAAGCCAATGATGAGATCAAAAAAGTTCAAGTTTGATAAGAGATGGCTAGATAACGAGGAGCTCAGGCAAGTCATCCTGGAGGGATGGAAATCGCCTGATCTCCCTCCAGATGCGTCTATTATGGAACATATTTCAAGCTGTCGAAAGGCTCTGGGAGAATGGAGGAGACAACATAATATTAATTCTGCGAAATTAGTGGAGGAGCTTAAAGAAAAAGTGGAGGCCATGTATGCGGATAACAATGCCACAACTGAGGAAATTGCAGCGGCTTTGAAGGAACTCTCTGAGGCTCTTAAGGCCGAGGAGATGTTCTGGAAGCAGAAGAGTCGG ATCTTTGAATCGTCTAATCCTGAGGACATTGGAGAGGCACTAACTCAAGTTCCTACGACAATCACTGGGGCAATGAATGAAAGCCTTACAGCTCCGGTAACGGAATGGGAGGTCAAATTAGCACTTTTTGCTATGCACCCAGAAAAGGCCCCAGGCCCAGATGGGATGACTGCGCTATTCTATCAGAAATTTTGGGATATTGTAAAGGAGGATTTGACTCTTATGGTCAATAAATTCCTTGTCGAGGGAACAGTGGTGAATGGATTAAATGATACGAATATATGTCTCATCCCGAAAATGACCAAGCCTAATAATATGGCTCAGTTCCgacccataagtctgtgtaatgTCAGCTATAAGATAATCTCGaaggtcttatgccagagaTTAAAGAAAGTGCTACCAGGATTGATTTCGGAaacccagtcagcctttgttgctgggAGGCAGATCTCAGACAACATTATGATTGCTCAAAAAATGTTTCACGCATTGAGAACCAAGCCAAGTGGACGCAGTAAAAGGATGGCCATTAAGACGGACATGAGCAAAGCGTATGATAGAATGGAGTGGTCGTTTATTGAAGCTGTCATGCGTAAAATGGGCTTCTCAGAGATTTGGATAACCTGGATAATGAGATGCATTACGTCG cgaGTTAATGCAACTACCAGACAAGAGGTCAAAGATGCACTGGGAATACAAAATGAAGGAGGGATGGGAACCTACTTGGGTATTCCAGAAGACATAAGCGGCTCCAAGTGCAAATTGTTTGCTTTCCTTAAGGATAAGTTAATGCACAGGGTAAATGGATGGACGGGTAGGTGGCTttcaaaaggaggaaaggaagtaTTGATAAAATCGATTTTGTTAGCTCTCCCGACTTATGTAATGTCTACtttcctgctccctttggagatatgtgaaaacTTAGCTAGTGCCATTGCACGCTTCTGGTGGAGCTCGAATCCCCAAAAGAGAGGAATACACTGGGCGAAATGGGAAAAGGTGTGTGCACCAAGAGAGGAAGGTGGGATTGGGTTtcgtatgatccatgagtttAATCTGGCATTGTTGGCAAAACAATTATGGAGGTTGGTTCAGTTCCCAGATTCATTGGTTGCCCGGGTCTTGAGGGGAAGATACTACAGATTAAGTTCTCCGCTGAGAGTAAACTCTACCAATAACCCATCGTATGTGTGGAATAGCATCTCTGCCGCAAGGAAGTTGCTACTACTGGGAATCAGACTGAAGATTCACTCAGGATATGATGTTaaggtgtgggaggatccgTGGATCCCAACAATCCCATCAAGACCGGCGGCTCCTGTTGCGCCTGTTATGCACCCCAACATGAGAGTTAGCGATCTCATTAATCAGACATCGAAGGAATGGGATGTTCGGCTTTTGGAGAGCTATGTCAACATGGACGATATACAGCTTATAAGGAGTTTAGCCATAAGCTCATCTCATCGCCGCGACTCCTTCTGTTGGAGCTACACAAGAAACGGACAATACacagttaaatctggatattgggtggcGCGGAACTTATTAAAGGTGGAGGAGGAACAGGAGGTTTTGGAGCCAAGTATCACCAATCTTCAAGCTTTTGCTTGGAAGCTGAAGGCGCCTATGAAGATacgtcatcttatatggcagttGTTGACTGGGCACGTGGCAGTAACAAGGAATTTAGCAAGACGCAATATGAGATGTGATAATTACTGCCCGAGGTGTGGAGAATTAGAAGAATCTGTAACTCATGCCATCTTTGAATGCCCGCCAGCGCTACAAGTTTGGAGCCTATCAGCAACCCCAACAGGCCCAGAG GCTAGGAATGAAAAACTATTCAGGGGGATAGATAGAGATCCTTTGGAGTTAGTTCgatatgcagagagtgaatgtcGAGCCTGGTTTGAGGCGAATGAAGTGATACAACCAGTGCCACAAGGAAACAATATGGTGATCCCccaagtcataagcttgggCAACATATGCctgttagatggatcttggataGCATCGGCCAactttagtggatgtggatgggtgtGGATGGACAGCAGGGGGAAGGCTCAGCTTATGGGGTTAAAAAATATTACTCGACGTGAATCAGCCTTGCACTCGGAAGTTG